The Cervus elaphus chromosome 21, mCerEla1.1, whole genome shotgun sequence genome window below encodes:
- the LOC122679322 gene encoding acyl-CoA 6-desaturase-like has product MSKEEETKAERAWTALTAVHWATRSAGSMGKTGNQGEGATELEAPMPTFCWEEIQKHNLHTDKWLVIDRKVYNITKWSRRHSGSQRVIGHYAGEDAMDAFLAFHRNLDFVCRFMKPLLIGELATEEPSQDRGKNFQITEDFWALRKTAEDMNLFKSNQFFLLHLAHIISMESIGWFTVFYFGNSWIPTIITAFLLATSQAQAGWLQHDYGHLSVYKKSMWNHIVHKFIIGHLKGASANWWKHRHFSTMPNVFHKDPDVNMLHVFVLGEWHPIGYNKKTLKYLP; this is encoded by the coding sequence ATGTCGAAGGAGGAGGAGACAAAAGCCGAAAGGGCCTGGACCGCACTCACCGCAGTGCACTGGGCCACCCGGTCAGCAGGCAGCATGGGGAAGACGGGGAACCAGGGCGAGGGGGCCACCGAGCTTGAGGCGCCGATGCCTACCTTCTGCTGGGAGGAGATTCAGAAGCACAACCTGCACACCGATAAGTGGCTGGTCATCGATCGCAAGGTCTACAACATCACCAAATGGTCCCGCCGGCACTCGGGAAGCCAGAGAGTCATCGGGCACTACGCCGGGGAAGATGCTATGGACGCCTTCCTGGCCTTCCACCGCAACCTTGATTTTGTGTGCAGGTTCATGAAGCCCCTGTTGATTGGCGAGCTGGCCACTGAGGAGCCAAGCCAGGACCGCGGCAAGAATTTCCAGATCACCGAGGACTTCTGGGCCCTGAGGAAGACCGCTGAGGACATGAACCTGTTCAAGAGTAACCAGTTCTTCCTTCTCCACCTGGCCCACATTATCTCCATGGAGAGCATCGGCTGGTTCACTGTCTTCTACTTTGGCAACAGCTGGATTCCAACCATCATTACGGCCTTCCTCCTTGCTACCTCTCAGGCCCAGGCTGGATGGCTGCAACACGATTACGGCCACCTCTCTGTTTACAAGAAGTCCATGTGGAACCATATCGTACACAAGTTCATCATCGGTCACTTAAAGGGTGCCTCTGCCAACTGGTGGAAACATCGCCACTTCAGCACCATGCCAAACGTGTTCCACAAGGATCCGGATGTGAACATGCTGCATGTGTTTGTCCTGGGCGAGTGGCATCCCATTGGGTACAACAAGAAGACGCTGAAATACCTGCCTTAA
- the LOC122679323 gene encoding acyl-CoA 6-desaturase-like, whose product MTVIVCRDWVDLAWAISYYTRFFITYIPFCGVLGAILFLNFIRFLESHWFVWLTQMNCIVMEIDGEPYCDWFSSQLAATCNVVQSFFNDWLSGHLNFQIEHHLFLTMPWHNLHKIAPLVRSLCAKHGIEYPEKPLLWALQDIIGSLRKPGQLWLDAYLHK is encoded by the coding sequence ATGACCGTGATCGTTTGCAGGGACTGGGTGGACTTGGCCTGGGCCATCAGCTACTATACCCGTTTCTTCATCACCTACATCCCTTTCTGTGGTGTCCTGGGAGCCATCCTTTTCCTCAACTTCATCAGGTTCCTGGAGAGCCACTGGTTTGTGTGGCTCACACAGATGAATTGCATTGTCATGGAGATTGACGGAGAGCCCTACTGCGACTGGTTCAGCAGCCAGCTGGCAGCCACCTGCAACGTGGTGCAGTCCTTCTTCAATGACTGGCTCAGTGGGCACCTCAACTTCCAGATCGAGCACCACCTTTTCCTTACCATGCCCTGGCACAACCTGCACAAGATCGCCCCACTGGTGAGGTCCCTGTGTGCCAAGCATGGCATTGAGTACCCAGAGAAACCGCTGCTCTGGGCCCTGCAAGATATCATCGGGTCCCTGAGGAAGCCTGGGCAGCTGTGGCTGGATGCCTACCTCCACAAATGA